The Planctomycetaceae bacterium genome has a segment encoding these proteins:
- the nqrE gene encoding NADH:ubiquinone reductase (Na(+)-transporting) subunit E encodes MDHYLSLFVKSIFPENLALAFFLGMCTFLALSKNVKTAFMLGIAVTVIQGITVPVNNLIYQCLLQPGALEWLSPGLKEQDLGFVGLISYIGVIAAMVQILEMVLDRYFPALYNALGIFLPLITVNCAILGGTLLMVERSMTFTDSVVFGWGSGLGWGMSIVVLAGIREKLKYSDVPSGLRGLGITFITVGLMALAFQAFSGIKL; translated from the coding sequence ATGGATCATTATCTGAGCTTATTTGTTAAGTCGATCTTCCCGGAAAACCTGGCATTAGCCTTCTTTCTGGGGATGTGCACGTTTCTGGCTTTGTCCAAAAACGTGAAGACAGCGTTCATGCTGGGGATCGCGGTCACGGTGATTCAGGGCATCACAGTGCCGGTGAATAATCTGATCTACCAGTGCCTGCTTCAACCGGGAGCACTGGAATGGCTAAGCCCGGGCCTGAAAGAACAGGATCTCGGTTTTGTCGGTCTGATCAGCTACATCGGCGTTATTGCGGCCATGGTTCAAATCCTGGAGATGGTGCTCGATCGTTACTTCCCTGCCCTCTACAACGCCCTTGGTATCTTCCTGCCACTGATCACTGTGAATTGTGCGATCCTGGGAGGAACTTTGTTGATGGTGGAGCGAAGCATGACCTTTACCGACAGTGTCGTCTTCGGATGGGGCTCCGGACTTGGCTGGGGAATGTCGATCGTTGTACTGGCCGGGATTCGTGAGAAACTAAAATACAGTGATGTTCCATCCGGACTTCGGGGTCTGGGGATCACATTTATCACGGTCGGATTGATGGCTCTCGCCTTTCAGGCGTTTTCCGGCATCAAGCTCTGA
- a CDS encoding Na(+)-translocating NADH-quinone reductase subunit C has translation MQRDSIQNTFRMAILLCLVCSVMVSATAVGLRSTQQAKKEEFRQQNILKAAGLWEEGADAKALFNQYITAEVLDFEEGRTTERYEPDAKELDPKLSTRDSSMSKPIDGSEETGDDIASIRVRETYTVVYEVREDGKLKTLILPIRGYGLWSTLWGFIALDFSDTTADPQSLTVKGLTYYSHAETPGLGGEVDNENWKAKWQGKRVYDEAGDVLLEVSKSAAGDYQVDALSGATLTSNGVTNMLKYWLGPHGFGPYIKSTLAGK, from the coding sequence ATGCAGCGTGATTCGATTCAAAACACATTCCGCATGGCAATTCTGCTGTGTCTGGTCTGTTCCGTCATGGTTTCCGCAACAGCCGTCGGTCTGCGAAGTACTCAACAGGCCAAGAAGGAAGAATTCCGTCAGCAGAACATCCTGAAGGCGGCCGGTCTCTGGGAAGAAGGTGCCGACGCCAAGGCGCTCTTCAATCAGTATATCACCGCTGAGGTGCTGGATTTCGAAGAAGGTCGAACGACTGAGCGATACGAGCCGGATGCCAAAGAACTGGATCCGAAGCTCTCAACTCGCGACTCAAGCATGAGCAAGCCCATCGATGGCAGCGAAGAAACCGGGGACGATATTGCGTCCATACGGGTCCGCGAGACATACACGGTTGTTTATGAAGTCCGCGAAGACGGAAAGCTGAAAACCCTGATTCTGCCTATTCGTGGCTATGGACTTTGGTCCACGTTGTGGGGCTTCATCGCACTTGACTTTTCAGATACCACCGCGGATCCCCAATCACTGACAGTGAAGGGGCTCACCTATTATTCGCACGCCGAAACCCCCGGACTGGGTGGTGAAGTTGATAACGAAAACTGGAAAGCCAAGTGGCAGGGTAAGCGGGTTTACGACGAAGCGGGTGATGTACTTCTGGAAGTCTCCAAGAGTGCTGCTGGCGACTATCAGGTGGACGCACTTTCGGGGGCAACGCTGACCTCCAATGGTGTCACGAACATGCTGAAGTACTGGCTTGGACCACATGGATTTGGCCCTTACATCAAGTCAACTCTGGCCGGGAAATAA
- a CDS encoding NADH:ubiquinone reductase (Na(+)-transporting) subunit D → MAEPNEKQILLDPMLNNNPITLQILGLCSALAVTTNMQTAVVMSIAVTLVTACSSAAVSFIRESIPGSIRIIVQMTVIASLVIIVDQILQAYAFSLSQKLSVFVGLIITNCIVMGRAEAFAMKNPPMRSFLDGIGNGLGYSLVLLLVGFVRELTGSGKLFGITILKPVTDGGWYVTNGLMLISPSAFFLIGLLVWLNRTLRPNQVEPD, encoded by the coding sequence ATGGCAGAACCAAACGAAAAACAGATCCTTCTGGATCCGATGCTCAATAACAACCCGATCACTCTGCAGATTCTTGGTCTGTGCAGTGCGTTGGCTGTCACGACCAACATGCAGACGGCGGTTGTGATGTCCATTGCAGTGACGCTGGTAACAGCCTGCTCGAGTGCGGCTGTTTCATTCATCCGCGAGTCGATTCCCGGCAGCATCCGCATCATTGTGCAGATGACCGTGATCGCGTCGCTTGTGATCATCGTTGACCAGATTCTTCAGGCCTATGCATTTTCGCTGAGCCAGAAGCTGTCCGTGTTCGTGGGTTTGATTATCACCAATTGTATCGTGATGGGCCGCGCGGAAGCGTTTGCAATGAAGAATCCTCCGATGCGAAGCTTCCTTGATGGCATCGGAAATGGTCTGGGTTACAGCCTGGTGCTCTTGCTCGTAGGTTTTGTCCGCGAACTCACAGGGTCCGGCAAGCTCTTTGGAATCACTATACTGAAACCAGTGACCGATGGTGGCTGGTATGTCACCAACGGTTTGATGTTGATTTCGCCCAGTGCGTTCTTCCTGATCGGGCTTCTGGTCTGGCTGAACCGCACGCTGCGGCCCAATCAGGTGGAACCCGACTAA